Proteins encoded together in one Streptomyces sp. TLI_171 window:
- a CDS encoding protein kinase domain-containing protein, translating to MSFEPLDRTDPETVGPYRLLARLGVGGMGRVYLARSAGGRTVAVKVVRADLAGDADFRERFRREVSAAQAVGGAFTAPVVDADRAGESPWLATAYVLGPALSDAVAAHGPLPVETVRTLGVGLAQALAAIHGAGLVHRDLKPSNVLLAADGPRVIDFGIARALDGDRMTSTGVVVGSPGFMCPEQAAGRRIGPAGDVFSLGSVLVFAATGRGPFDHVEDGGAPSAASLLYRVVHDEPDLTGLPEQLRPAVAACLAKDPAERPAPAELGALLGESVAPARSGWLPAALASDIATRAAAVMDLEAPVRTPDPRTAPAVRTPTEVSPPNGAVDAAPGDPGTVRLRTPDTPSAPVPAGATGPTEQVGPARPSRRSLLLGGGAALLVGAGGLTAWALQGSSAPDPKPGPDPAPPSGSPTPTTPRPTRAPGVPPAPLWTYRMSSSNVGSLGMVFSPGLLHLGSADLIAVDLRDGSEKWITKDAMAYHLAQAGGSISYGTVSDLITVDATSGAVLWKYRSEPAKPNGVQIASDTVLAADDRAVYAMCSYLQLDGSGLPETDAKTGKGIMALSRKDGSMLWNQHRNQTADYMVSSDLTPDTLLYTDSKENLVARSLADGTQSWFATTNSRASYQPVLQDGLVYCSAEPNGLQGVRVADGKQVWAKTSDRSTHMWYSPPAAGNHVVYSVLGGMTLTVQGTTYTPTAPTRVVAFNAADGAELWHVELPSEVVMDDNPVLVKDTLFVPTADRGIYAVDVVDHKIRWTFQTGASADLPWHLAGNGELLIAVQGDRVMALPPE from the coding sequence AGGTGTCCGCCGCGCAGGCCGTCGGCGGCGCGTTCACCGCCCCGGTGGTGGACGCCGACCGGGCCGGCGAGTCGCCCTGGCTGGCCACCGCGTACGTGCTCGGCCCGGCGCTCAGCGACGCGGTCGCCGCGCACGGCCCGCTGCCGGTGGAGACCGTGCGCACCCTCGGCGTGGGCCTGGCCCAGGCGTTGGCGGCGATCCACGGGGCCGGGCTGGTGCACCGCGACCTGAAGCCGTCCAACGTGCTGCTGGCCGCCGACGGACCGCGGGTGATCGACTTCGGCATCGCCCGGGCGCTGGACGGCGACCGGATGACCTCCACCGGCGTGGTGGTGGGCTCCCCCGGCTTCATGTGCCCCGAGCAGGCCGCCGGGCGCCGGATCGGCCCGGCCGGCGACGTGTTCTCGCTCGGCTCGGTGCTGGTCTTCGCCGCCACCGGCCGCGGCCCCTTCGACCACGTCGAGGACGGCGGCGCGCCGTCCGCGGCCTCGCTGCTGTACCGGGTGGTGCACGACGAGCCGGACCTGACCGGCCTGCCCGAGCAGCTGCGGCCCGCGGTGGCGGCGTGCCTGGCCAAGGACCCGGCGGAGCGGCCCGCGCCGGCCGAACTGGGCGCGCTGCTCGGCGAGTCGGTGGCCCCGGCCCGCTCCGGCTGGCTGCCCGCCGCGCTCGCCTCGGACATCGCCACCCGCGCGGCCGCCGTGATGGACCTGGAGGCCCCGGTCCGCACCCCCGACCCGCGCACCGCCCCCGCCGTCCGCACCCCCACCGAGGTCTCGCCCCCGAACGGAGCCGTGGACGCCGCACCCGGGGACCCCGGCACCGTCCGGCTGCGCACCCCTGACACACCGTCGGCCCCGGTACCGGCCGGGGCCACCGGGCCCACCGAGCAGGTCGGCCCGGCCCGTCCGTCCCGCCGCAGCCTGCTGCTGGGCGGCGGCGCGGCCCTGCTGGTCGGTGCGGGCGGCCTCACCGCCTGGGCGCTGCAGGGCAGTTCCGCGCCGGACCCGAAGCCGGGCCCGGACCCGGCCCCGCCCTCCGGCAGCCCGACCCCCACCACCCCGCGCCCCACCCGCGCCCCGGGCGTGCCCCCGGCCCCGCTGTGGACGTACCGGATGTCCTCCAGCAACGTCGGCTCGCTGGGCATGGTGTTCTCCCCCGGCCTGCTGCACCTGGGCAGCGCCGACCTGATCGCGGTCGACCTGAGGGACGGCAGCGAGAAGTGGATCACCAAGGACGCGATGGCCTACCACCTGGCGCAGGCGGGCGGTTCGATCTCCTACGGCACCGTGTCCGACCTGATCACGGTGGACGCGACCTCCGGCGCGGTGCTGTGGAAGTACCGCTCGGAGCCGGCGAAGCCGAACGGCGTGCAGATCGCCTCGGACACCGTGCTGGCCGCCGACGACCGCGCGGTGTACGCGATGTGCTCGTACCTGCAGCTGGACGGCTCCGGTCTGCCGGAGACGGACGCGAAGACCGGCAAGGGCATCATGGCGCTGTCCCGCAAGGACGGTTCGATGCTGTGGAACCAGCACCGCAACCAGACCGCCGACTACATGGTGAGCTCCGACCTGACCCCGGACACGCTGCTCTACACCGACAGCAAGGAGAACCTGGTCGCCCGGTCGCTGGCCGACGGCACCCAGTCCTGGTTCGCCACCACCAACTCCCGCGCCTCCTACCAGCCGGTGCTGCAGGACGGCCTGGTGTACTGCTCGGCCGAGCCCAACGGCCTGCAGGGCGTCCGGGTCGCCGACGGCAAGCAGGTCTGGGCGAAGACCTCGGACCGCTCCACCCACATGTGGTACTCGCCGCCGGCGGCCGGGAACCACGTGGTGTACTCGGTGCTCGGCGGGATGACCCTCACCGTGCAGGGCACCACCTACACGCCGACCGCCCCGACCCGGGTGGTGGCCTTCAACGCGGCCGACGGCGCCGAGCTGTGGCACGTGGAGCTGCCCAGCGAAGTGGTGATGGACGACAACCCCGTGCTGGTGAAGGACACCCTGTTCGTTCCCACCGCCGACCGCGGCATCTACGCCGTCGACGTGGTCGACCACAAGATCCGCTGGACCTTCCAGACCGGCGCCTCCGCCGATCTGCCCTGGCACCTGGCGGGCAACGGCGAGCTGCTGATCGCCGTCCAGGGCGACCGGGTGATGGCCCTGCCGCCGGAGTAG
- a CDS encoding TerD family protein yields MGVSLSKGGNVSLTKEAPGLTAVIVGLGWDVRTTTGTDFDLDASALLCTEQGKVRSDADFIFFNNLKSADGSVEHTGDNLTGEGEGDDEQIKVDLANVPADIAKIVFPVSIYDAENRQQSFGQVRNAFIRVLNQAGGAEIARYDLSEDASTETAMVFGELYRNGAEWKFRAIGQGYASGLRGIAQDFGVNV; encoded by the coding sequence GTGGGTGTCAGCCTCAGCAAGGGCGGCAATGTCTCGCTCACCAAGGAGGCGCCCGGCCTGACCGCCGTGATCGTCGGCCTCGGTTGGGACGTCCGCACCACCACCGGCACGGACTTCGACCTGGACGCGAGCGCGCTGCTCTGCACCGAGCAGGGCAAGGTCCGTTCGGACGCCGACTTCATCTTCTTCAACAACCTGAAGAGCGCCGACGGCTCGGTCGAGCACACCGGCGACAACCTCACCGGTGAGGGCGAGGGCGACGACGAGCAGATCAAGGTCGACCTGGCCAACGTCCCGGCGGACATCGCCAAGATCGTGTTCCCGGTGTCGATCTACGACGCGGAGAACCGGCAGCAGAGCTTCGGCCAGGTCCGCAACGCCTTCATCCGGGTGCTGAACCAGGCCGGCGGCGCCGAGATCGCCCGCTACGACCTGTCCGAGGACGCCTCCACCGAGACCGCGATGGTCTTCGGCGAGCTGTACCGCAACGGCGCCGAGTGGAAGTTCCGCGCCATCGGCCAGGGCTACGCCTCCGGCCTGCGCGGCATCGCGCAGGACTTCGGCGTCAACGTCTGA
- a CDS encoding peroxiredoxin: MTIEIGAQAPDFELKNQHGESVKLSDFRGDKNVVLVFYPFAFTGVCTGEVCEIQKELPRLQNDEVQVLAVSNDSPFSLRVFGDQQGLEYPLLSDFWPHGEVSRAYGVFNEDKGCAVRGTFVIDKAGVVRWSIVNGLPDARDTQEYLAALGAL, translated from the coding sequence ATGACCATCGAGATCGGCGCCCAGGCCCCGGACTTCGAGCTGAAGAACCAGCACGGCGAGTCGGTGAAGCTCTCCGACTTCCGCGGCGACAAGAACGTCGTCCTGGTCTTCTACCCGTTCGCCTTCACCGGGGTCTGCACCGGCGAGGTCTGCGAGATCCAGAAGGAGCTGCCGCGCCTGCAGAACGACGAGGTCCAGGTGCTCGCGGTCTCCAACGACTCGCCGTTCTCGCTGCGGGTGTTCGGCGACCAGCAGGGCCTGGAGTACCCGCTGCTGTCGGACTTCTGGCCGCACGGCGAGGTCTCCCGGGCCTACGGCGTCTTCAACGAGGACAAGGGCTGCGCGGTCCGCGGCACCTTCGTGATCGACAAGGCCGGCGTCGTCCGCTGGAGCATCGTGAACGGCCTCCCGGACGCCCGCGACACCCAGGAGTACCTGGCCGCCCTCGGCGCGCTCTGA
- a CDS encoding DUF3052 domain-containing protein: protein MSATADPADKSNPALRLGFEQGQVIQELGYDEDSDQELREGIEDITGTELVDEDYDDVADGVLLWHRDEDGDLTDALVDALEYLAEGGLIWLLTPKTGRDGHVEAHEIADAAKTAGLSQTSSVAIAKEWAGTRLATPKASKAGKR, encoded by the coding sequence GTGAGCGCGACCGCGGACCCCGCGGACAAGTCCAACCCGGCTCTTCGTCTGGGCTTCGAACAAGGCCAGGTCATCCAGGAGCTCGGGTACGACGAAGACAGTGACCAGGAGCTCCGTGAGGGCATCGAGGACATCACTGGCACCGAACTCGTCGACGAGGACTACGACGACGTCGCCGACGGCGTCCTGCTGTGGCACCGCGACGAGGACGGGGATCTCACCGACGCCCTGGTCGACGCCTTGGAGTACCTGGCGGAGGGCGGCCTGATCTGGCTGCTGACCCCGAAGACCGGCCGTGACGGGCACGTCGAGGCGCACGAGATCGCCGACGCCGCCAAGACCGCCGGCCTGTCGCAGACCAGCTCCGTGGCGATCGCCAAGGAGTGGGCGGGCACCCGGCTGGCCACCCCGAAGGCCTCGAAGGCCGGCAAGCGCTGA
- the aceE gene encoding pyruvate dehydrogenase (acetyl-transferring), homodimeric type, which yields MASGSDRNPIIIGGLPSQVPDFDPEETAEWLESLDAAIDERGRERARYLMLRLIERAREKRVAVPEMRSTDYVNTIATKDEPFFPGNEEIERKILNATRWNAAVMVSRAQRPGIGVGGHIATFASSASLYDVGFNYFFRGKDADGESGDQVFFQGHASPGIYARAFLLDRLTEQQLDAFRQEKSKAPYGLSSYPHPRLMPDFWEFPTVSMGLGPLGAIYQARMNRYLEHRGIKDTSDSQVYAFLGDGEMDEPESLGQLSLAAREGLDNLTFVVNCNLQRLDGPVRGNGKIIQELESQFRGAGWNVIKLVWDRSWDPLLAQDRDGVLVNKLNTTPDGQFQTYATETGSYIREHFFGGDLRLRAMVENMTDQQIQHLGRGGHDHRKVYAAFKAAREHKGQPTVILAQTVKGWTLGPNFEGRNATHQMKKLTVEDLKRFRDRLHLPITDKQLDEGYPPYYHPGRNSEEIQYMHDRREELGGYVPTRKVRPRKLELPGDEAYKAVKKGSGNQTIATTMAFVRVLKDLMRDKGIGNRFVPIAPDEYRTFGMDSLFPSAKIYNPLGQTYESVDRELLLAYKESPAGQMLHDGISEAGCTASLIAAGSSYATHGEPLIPVYVFYSMFGFQRTGDQFWQMADQLARGFVIGATAGRTTLTGEGLQHADGHSHLLASTNPGVVAYDPAYGYEIAHIVQDGLRRMYGSSAEHPHGEDVFYYMTVYNEPIKMPAEPEGVDVDGILKGLYKLKDGDAGQIPAQLLASGVAVPWALEAQRILAEEWNVKADVWSATSWNELRRDAVEAEEFNLLHPEEPQRVPYVTTKLSGAEGPFVAVSDWMRAVPDQISRWVPGQYQSLGADGFGFADTRGAARRFFHIDAQSIVLGTLTELAKQGRIDRSVLKAAIDRYQLLDVAAADPGAAGGDA from the coding sequence GTGGCTTCCGGATCCGATCGCAACCCGATCATCATTGGCGGCCTCCCGAGCCAGGTCCCGGACTTCGATCCCGAGGAGACCGCGGAGTGGCTGGAGTCGCTTGACGCTGCCATCGACGAGCGCGGGCGCGAGCGTGCCCGTTACCTGATGCTGCGGCTGATCGAGCGCGCCCGCGAGAAGCGCGTCGCCGTGCCCGAGATGCGCAGCACGGACTACGTCAACACCATCGCCACCAAGGACGAGCCGTTCTTCCCCGGCAACGAGGAGATCGAACGCAAGATCCTGAACGCGACGCGCTGGAACGCGGCCGTCATGGTCTCCCGCGCCCAGCGCCCCGGCATCGGCGTCGGCGGCCACATCGCCACCTTCGCCTCCTCCGCGTCCCTCTACGACGTGGGCTTCAACTACTTCTTCCGCGGCAAGGACGCCGACGGCGAGTCCGGCGACCAGGTCTTCTTCCAGGGCCACGCGTCGCCCGGCATCTACGCCCGCGCCTTCCTGCTGGACCGACTGACAGAGCAGCAGCTCGACGCGTTCCGCCAGGAGAAGTCCAAGGCGCCGTACGGCCTGTCCAGCTACCCGCACCCGCGGCTGATGCCGGACTTCTGGGAGTTCCCGACCGTCTCGATGGGCCTCGGCCCGCTCGGCGCGATCTACCAGGCCCGGATGAACCGCTACCTGGAGCACCGCGGCATCAAGGACACCTCCGACTCGCAGGTGTACGCCTTCCTCGGCGACGGCGAGATGGACGAGCCCGAGTCGCTCGGCCAGCTGTCGCTGGCCGCCCGCGAGGGCCTGGACAACCTGACCTTCGTGGTCAACTGCAACCTGCAGCGCCTGGACGGCCCGGTCCGCGGCAACGGCAAGATCATCCAGGAGCTGGAGTCGCAGTTCCGCGGCGCCGGCTGGAACGTCATCAAGCTGGTCTGGGACCGCTCCTGGGACCCGCTGCTGGCGCAGGACCGCGACGGCGTCCTCGTCAACAAGCTGAACACCACCCCGGACGGCCAGTTCCAGACCTACGCCACCGAGACCGGCTCGTACATCCGCGAGCACTTCTTCGGCGGCGACCTGCGCCTGCGCGCCATGGTCGAGAACATGACGGACCAGCAGATCCAGCACCTGGGCCGCGGCGGCCACGACCACCGCAAGGTCTACGCCGCGTTCAAGGCCGCCCGCGAGCACAAGGGCCAGCCGACCGTCATCCTCGCGCAGACCGTCAAGGGCTGGACGCTGGGCCCCAACTTCGAGGGCCGCAACGCCACCCACCAGATGAAGAAGCTGACGGTCGAGGACCTGAAGCGCTTCCGCGACCGGCTGCACCTGCCGATCACCGACAAGCAGCTCGACGAGGGCTACCCGCCCTACTACCACCCGGGCCGCAACTCGGAGGAGATCCAGTACATGCACGACCGCCGGGAGGAGCTCGGCGGCTACGTGCCCACCCGCAAGGTCCGCCCGCGCAAGCTCGAACTCCCGGGCGACGAGGCGTACAAGGCGGTCAAGAAGGGCTCCGGCAACCAGACCATCGCCACCACCATGGCGTTCGTCCGGGTGCTCAAGGACCTGATGCGGGACAAGGGCATCGGCAACCGCTTCGTGCCGATCGCGCCCGACGAGTACCGCACCTTCGGCATGGACTCGCTGTTCCCGTCCGCCAAGATCTACAACCCGCTCGGCCAGACCTACGAGTCGGTCGACCGCGAGCTGCTGCTGGCGTACAAGGAGTCCCCGGCCGGCCAGATGCTGCACGACGGCATCTCCGAGGCCGGCTGCACCGCCTCGCTGATCGCCGCCGGCTCCTCGTACGCGACGCACGGCGAGCCGCTGATCCCGGTGTACGTCTTCTACTCGATGTTCGGGTTCCAGCGCACCGGCGACCAGTTCTGGCAGATGGCCGACCAGCTGGCCCGCGGCTTCGTGATCGGCGCCACCGCCGGCCGCACCACCCTCACCGGTGAGGGCCTGCAGCACGCCGACGGGCACTCGCACCTGCTGGCCTCCACCAACCCCGGTGTGGTCGCCTACGACCCGGCCTACGGCTACGAGATCGCGCACATCGTCCAGGACGGTCTGCGCCGCATGTACGGCTCCTCCGCCGAGCACCCGCACGGCGAGGACGTCTTCTACTACATGACGGTCTACAACGAGCCGATCAAGATGCCGGCCGAGCCGGAGGGCGTCGACGTCGACGGCATCCTCAAGGGCCTGTACAAGCTCAAGGACGGCGACGCCGGCCAGATCCCCGCGCAGCTCCTCGCGTCCGGCGTGGCGGTGCCGTGGGCCCTGGAGGCGCAGCGCATCCTCGCCGAGGAGTGGAACGTCAAGGCGGACGTCTGGTCGGCCACCTCCTGGAACGAGCTGCGCCGCGACGCCGTCGAGGCGGAGGAGTTCAACCTCCTGCACCCCGAGGAGCCGCAGCGCGTCCCGTACGTGACCACCAAGCTCTCCGGGGCCGAGGGTCCGTTCGTGGCCGTCTCCGACTGGATGCGCGCCGTTCCGGACCAGATCTCCCGCTGGGTCCCCGGCCAGTACCAGTCGCTGGGCGCCGACGGCTTCGGCTTCGCCGACACCCGCGGCGCGGCCCGTCGCTTCTTCCACATCGACGCCCAGTCGATCGTCCTCGGCACGCTCACCGAGCTGGCCAAGCAGGGCAGGATCGACCGCTCGGTGCTGAAGGCCGCGATCGACCGCTACCAGCTGCTGGACGTGGCGGCCGCCGACCCGGGCGCCGCCGGCGGCGACGCCTGA
- a CDS encoding MFS transporter: MSQSVVLDKEAAPAAGGKLRGHPWLTLLTVAVGVMMVALDGTVVAIANPAIQTDLKASPADIQWVTSGYLLALAVFLITAGKIGDRFGHRNTFLVGAVGFAATSAAIGFAGSIQQVIFFRVLQGLFGALLQPAALGLLRGAFPADKLNMAIGIWGGVIGASTAAGPIVGGLLVEHVNWESVFFINVPVGIIALVLGLLILKDVRAEKAAKSFDVPGIVLLSGAMFMLVWGIIKAPGWGWGDPATLLFLGGAVLALVVFAVWQNYAKEPLIPLALFRSVPLSAGTLLMVLMAFAFFGGIFFVTFYLQNVHGMAPVDAGVHLLPMTGMMIVGAPLAGFLIGKVGPRIPIVGGMLFTTAAMLGMSTLDIHSGNGVMALWFVLMGLGLSPVMVGATEVIVGNAPLELSGVAGGLQQAAMQVGGSLGTAVLGAVMASKVTSTLPDKWAATGVPFPTGEQGEQLKQAAQLGIAPPAPADTPANLVQGMADAVHSSFVSGMSVAFVVAAIVAAAAAGLGLLTRRGANDAGPAVHI, from the coding sequence ATGAGCCAGTCCGTAGTACTCGACAAGGAGGCGGCTCCGGCCGCGGGGGGAAAGCTGCGGGGACACCCCTGGCTGACCCTGCTCACGGTCGCCGTCGGCGTGATGATGGTGGCCCTCGACGGCACCGTCGTCGCCATCGCCAACCCGGCCATCCAGACCGACCTGAAGGCCTCGCCCGCCGACATCCAGTGGGTGACCAGCGGTTACCTGCTGGCCCTCGCGGTCTTCCTGATCACCGCCGGCAAGATCGGTGACCGGTTCGGCCACCGCAACACCTTCCTGGTCGGCGCGGTCGGCTTCGCCGCCACCTCCGCCGCGATCGGCTTCGCCGGCTCGATCCAGCAGGTGATCTTCTTCCGGGTGCTGCAGGGCCTGTTCGGCGCCCTGCTCCAGCCCGCCGCGCTCGGCCTGCTCCGCGGGGCGTTCCCCGCCGACAAGCTCAACATGGCGATCGGCATCTGGGGCGGCGTCATCGGCGCCTCCACCGCGGCCGGCCCGATCGTCGGCGGCCTGCTGGTCGAGCACGTCAACTGGGAGTCGGTGTTCTTCATCAACGTCCCGGTCGGCATCATCGCGCTGGTCCTCGGACTGCTGATCCTCAAGGACGTGCGCGCCGAGAAGGCCGCCAAGTCCTTCGACGTCCCCGGCATCGTGCTGCTCTCCGGCGCGATGTTCATGCTGGTCTGGGGCATCATCAAGGCCCCTGGCTGGGGCTGGGGCGACCCCGCCACCCTGCTCTTCCTGGGCGGCGCGGTGCTCGCCCTGGTGGTCTTCGCGGTCTGGCAGAACTACGCCAAGGAACCGCTGATCCCGCTCGCGCTGTTCCGCTCGGTGCCGCTCTCGGCCGGCACCCTGCTGATGGTGCTGATGGCCTTCGCGTTCTTCGGCGGCATCTTCTTCGTCACCTTCTACCTGCAGAACGTGCACGGCATGGCCCCGGTCGACGCCGGCGTCCACCTGCTCCCGATGACGGGCATGATGATCGTCGGCGCCCCGCTGGCCGGCTTCCTGATCGGCAAGGTCGGCCCGCGCATCCCGATCGTCGGCGGCATGCTCTTCACCACCGCCGCCATGCTCGGCATGTCCACCCTGGACATCCACTCCGGCAACGGCGTGATGGCCCTCTGGTTCGTCCTGATGGGCCTCGGCCTGAGCCCCGTCATGGTCGGCGCCACCGAGGTCATCGTCGGCAACGCCCCGCTGGAGCTGTCCGGCGTGGCCGGCGGCCTGCAGCAGGCCGCGATGCAGGTCGGCGGCAGCCTGGGCACCGCCGTCCTCGGCGCGGTGATGGCCTCCAAGGTCACCAGCACGCTGCCCGACAAGTGGGCCGCCACCGGGGTTCCGTTCCCCACCGGCGAGCAGGGCGAGCAGCTCAAGCAGGCCGCCCAGCTGGGCATCGCCCCGCCGGCCCCGGCCGACACCCCGGCAAACCTCGTGCAGGGCATGGCCGACGCGGTCCACTCCTCCTTCGTGAGCGGCATGAGCGTGGCCTTCGTGGTCGCCGCGATCGTCGCCGCGGCGGCGGCCGGCCTCGGCCTGCTCACCCGGCGCGGAGCGAACGACGCCGGCCCGGCCGTGCACATCTGA
- a CDS encoding TetR/AcrR family transcriptional regulator, whose translation MATPTTAADPQSVGLRERKKRRTRDALVGAAHRLFLCHGYGRTTVDEIASEVEVSQRTFFRYFANKEEVALAVLAEAEEAFLDCLRARPAGENPLEAMRGAVREVWQAIDQERGAQRGSTTAALELFELIESTPTLLAAHLRHSIQQEVEVARILADREGLDPEVDLRPRLLAAVFGTVVRISHLSYAAEPDAHTQGMDGMLALIERHFDQLGPALAGSWR comes from the coding sequence ATGGCCACCCCCACCACCGCCGCCGACCCGCAGTCCGTCGGCCTGCGCGAACGCAAGAAGCGGCGCACCCGGGACGCCCTGGTCGGCGCCGCCCACCGGCTGTTCCTCTGCCACGGCTACGGGCGGACGACGGTGGACGAGATCGCGTCCGAGGTGGAGGTCTCCCAGCGCACCTTCTTCCGGTACTTCGCCAACAAGGAGGAGGTCGCCCTCGCCGTGCTGGCCGAGGCCGAGGAGGCGTTCCTGGACTGCCTGCGGGCCCGCCCGGCCGGGGAGAACCCGCTGGAGGCGATGCGCGGCGCGGTCCGCGAGGTGTGGCAGGCGATCGACCAGGAGCGGGGCGCCCAGCGCGGCTCCACCACCGCCGCCCTGGAGCTGTTCGAGCTGATCGAGTCCACCCCGACGCTGCTCGCCGCCCACCTGCGGCACTCCATCCAGCAGGAGGTCGAGGTGGCCCGGATCCTCGCCGACCGCGAGGGCCTCGACCCGGAGGTCGACCTGCGCCCCCGCCTGCTGGCCGCCGTGTTCGGCACCGTGGTGCGGATCTCCCACCTGTCGTACGCGGCCGAGCCGGACGCGCACACCCAGGGCATGGACGGCATGCTCGCCCTGATAGAGCGTCACTTCGACCAGCTCGGACCGGCGTTGGCGGGTTCCTGGCGCTGA
- a CDS encoding sensor histidine kinase, translating to MSTWNEFLRALSEPVPDRRPPLSTARRRWVRAVPYGVVLAMVGSLLPTGIVGLTEYYGVNPSLATALAVVQAGALGLALTRPLAAWQLVAPSVVVGAIATHGAAAEQPWPWPVTTLLSYLFLMVLLAVRERGRTLLAVWTVTFLGCSLAWTVFNENFDGSSVVACAVSGAVLLLGWSLRGRGEAQRRLAEQEQISETERAGRTLLEERARIARELHDVVAHHMSVIAVQADSAPYRIEGLPAAAVDEFGQIATAARGSLAEMRRLLGVLRTAGTGADKTPQPGLADLPGLLATVAQAGVRAELAVDDGVHALDPVPEAVGLSAYRIVQEALANVVRHAPGAAAEVRITAADGALTVLVDNAPPPGAAPAVETSGSTGQGLVGMRERVRLLAGTLDTGPTTGGGYRVTAVLPLDVRAAGPADAASGETTE from the coding sequence GTGAGCACCTGGAACGAGTTTCTCCGCGCCCTGTCCGAGCCCGTCCCGGACCGCCGGCCGCCGCTGTCCACCGCCCGCAGGCGGTGGGTCCGGGCGGTGCCGTACGGGGTGGTGCTGGCCATGGTCGGCTCGCTGCTGCCCACCGGCATCGTCGGGCTCACCGAGTACTACGGCGTGAACCCCTCGCTGGCCACCGCGCTCGCCGTGGTGCAGGCCGGGGCGCTGGGGCTGGCGCTGACCCGGCCGCTGGCGGCCTGGCAGCTGGTCGCGCCGTCCGTGGTGGTCGGTGCGATCGCCACCCACGGGGCCGCCGCCGAGCAGCCCTGGCCGTGGCCGGTCACCACGCTGCTGTCGTACCTGTTCCTGATGGTCCTGCTCGCGGTCCGCGAGCGCGGCCGCACCCTGCTCGCCGTCTGGACGGTCACCTTCCTCGGCTGCAGCCTCGCCTGGACCGTCTTCAACGAGAACTTCGACGGCTCCTCGGTGGTCGCCTGCGCGGTGTCCGGGGCGGTGCTGCTGCTCGGCTGGAGCCTGCGCGGGCGCGGCGAGGCCCAGCGGCGGCTCGCCGAACAGGAGCAGATCTCCGAGACCGAGCGCGCCGGACGCACCCTGCTGGAGGAACGCGCGCGGATCGCCCGCGAGTTGCACGACGTGGTCGCCCACCACATGTCGGTGATCGCCGTCCAGGCCGACAGCGCCCCCTACCGGATCGAGGGCCTGCCCGCGGCCGCCGTCGACGAGTTCGGCCAGATCGCCACCGCCGCCCGCGGCTCGCTCGCCGAGATGCGCCGCCTGCTCGGCGTGCTGCGGACCGCCGGCACCGGCGCCGACAAGACCCCCCAGCCCGGCCTCGCCGACCTGCCGGGACTCCTCGCCACGGTGGCCCAGGCCGGGGTGCGCGCCGAACTCGCCGTCGACGACGGCGTCCACGCCCTCGACCCGGTGCCCGAGGCGGTCGGCCTGTCCGCGTACCGGATCGTCCAGGAGGCCCTCGCCAACGTGGTCCGGCACGCGCCCGGCGCCGCCGCCGAGGTCCGGATCACCGCCGCCGACGGCGCGCTCACCGTGCTGGTCGACAACGCCCCGCCGCCCGGCGCGGCCCCCGCCGTCGAGACCTCCGGCTCCACCGGGCAGGGCCTGGTCGGAATGCGCGAGCGCGTCCGGCTGCTGGCTGGCACCCTGGACACCGGCCCGACCACCGGCGGCGGCTACCGGGTGACCGCCGTCCTGCCGCTCGACGTCCGGGCGGCCGGGCCCGCTGACGCCGCCTCAGGGGAGACCACCGAATGA
- a CDS encoding response regulator transcription factor, with amino-acid sequence MTIRVLIVDDQAMVRAGFAALLNAQSDIDVVGDAPDGRQALEVSGRTHPDVVLMDVRMPEMDGLEAARRLLDPPPGVVHRPRVLMLTTFDVDDYVYEALRAGASGFLLKDAPPADLIAAVRVVAAGDALLAPSVTRRLIADFARNRPAPRRDPRLRLNGLTPRETEVLELIARGLSNQEIAAHLVLAEQTVKTHIGRILAKLDLRDRAQAVVLAYESGLVQPGTA; translated from the coding sequence ATGACCATCCGCGTCCTCATCGTCGACGACCAGGCGATGGTCCGCGCCGGATTCGCCGCCCTGCTGAACGCCCAGAGCGACATCGACGTGGTCGGCGACGCGCCCGACGGGCGGCAGGCCCTGGAGGTCAGCGGACGCACCCACCCCGACGTGGTCCTGATGGACGTCCGGATGCCCGAGATGGACGGCCTGGAAGCCGCCCGCCGCCTCCTCGACCCCCCGCCGGGGGTGGTGCACCGCCCGCGCGTCCTGATGCTCACCACCTTCGACGTCGACGACTACGTGTACGAGGCCCTGCGGGCCGGCGCGTCCGGCTTCCTGCTCAAGGACGCGCCGCCCGCCGACCTGATCGCCGCCGTCCGCGTCGTCGCCGCCGGCGACGCGCTGCTCGCGCCGTCCGTCACCCGTCGGCTGATCGCCGACTTCGCCAGGAACCGGCCCGCGCCGCGCCGCGACCCGCGCCTGCGCCTCAACGGGCTCACCCCCCGCGAGACCGAGGTCCTCGAACTCATCGCCCGCGGCCTCTCCAACCAGGAGATCGCCGCCCACCTGGTCCTCGCCGAACAGACCGTCAAGACCCACATCGGCCGGATCCTCGCCAAGCTCGACCTCCGCGACCGCGCCCAGGCCGTGGTCCTCGCCTACGAGAGCGGCCTGGTCCAGCCCGGAACGGCCTAG